Proteins encoded in a region of the Deefgea piscis genome:
- the rpe gene encoding ribulose-phosphate 3-epimerase, producing MTYRIAPSILSADFARLGEEVKNVIAAGADIIHFDVMDNHYVPNLTIGPLVCDAIRPWTDAPIDVHLMVKPVDRIIPDFAKAGANIITFHPEASEHIDRSLGLIKESGCKAGLVFNPATPLHYLDYVMDKIDMILLMSVNPGYGGQSFIAETLVKARQARALIDAYTAKTGREIWLEIDGGVKVDNIAACAAAGVDTFVAGSAIYGQPDYKTVIDQMRAELAKVA from the coding sequence ATGACTTATCGCATCGCCCCAAGTATTTTATCGGCTGACTTTGCCCGTTTGGGTGAAGAAGTAAAAAACGTTATCGCTGCTGGCGCCGACATCATTCACTTTGATGTCATGGATAACCATTATGTGCCTAATCTCACCATAGGTCCTTTGGTTTGCGATGCCATCCGGCCATGGACCGACGCGCCGATTGATGTGCATTTAATGGTAAAACCGGTTGATCGCATTATCCCCGACTTTGCCAAAGCGGGCGCCAACATCATTACTTTCCACCCCGAAGCCTCTGAGCATATTGATCGCTCATTGGGTTTAATTAAAGAATCGGGCTGTAAAGCAGGCTTGGTATTTAATCCGGCCACACCACTGCATTACCTTGACTACGTGATGGACAAAATTGACATGATTTTGCTGATGTCAGTCAATCCCGGTTATGGCGGCCAATCCTTTATTGCCGAAACTTTAGTCAAAGCACGGCAAGCGCGCGCTTTAATCGATGCTTATACCGCCAAAACTGGCCGAGAAATCTGGCTGGAAATCGATGGCGGGGTCAAAGTCGACAATATTGCCGCGTGTGCGGCGGCGGGCGTCGATACCTTTGTTGCGGGTTCCGCTATTTATGGTCAACCCGATTACAAAACCGTCATTGACCAAATGCGCGCCGAACTGGCCAAGGTGGCGTAA
- the apaG gene encoding Co2+/Mg2+ efflux protein ApaG, whose translation MEATYKISVTARPFYLAEQSNESAEQYTFAYQITITNEGNVPAKLMARHWVIEDGQGQKQEVRGLGVVGEHPEIAPGESFEYTSGVTLNAPVGTMRGSYQMMAADGTEFEAIIAPFILSMPRTLH comes from the coding sequence TTGGAAGCCACTTATAAAATTAGCGTGACGGCTCGGCCGTTTTATCTCGCTGAGCAGTCCAATGAAAGTGCAGAGCAATACACTTTTGCCTATCAAATTACCATTACCAATGAAGGCAATGTGCCCGCCAAATTGATGGCGCGGCATTGGGTGATTGAAGATGGCCAAGGTCAAAAGCAAGAAGTGCGCGGCTTGGGGGTGGTCGGTGAACACCCAGAAATTGCGCCGGGTGAGAGTTTCGAATACACCAGTGGTGTAACGCTCAATGCCCCTGTTGGCACCATGCGCGGCAGTTACCAAATGATGGCCGCAGATGGCACTGAATTCGAAGCGATCATCGCGCCATTTATTCTTTCTATGCCCCGGACATTGCATTAA
- a CDS encoding ABCB family ABC transporter ATP-binding protein/permease: protein MRSTVEKKSNKPRKDWQTLSTLLPYLMQYKFRVFAALSLLIAAKLANVSVPLVLKDIVDHLDVQNQPLVLPLTLILAYGALRLSSAVFGEMRDAVFAKVTQGAIRRVALQVFEHLHRLSLRFHLERQTGGMSRDIDRGTKGIAFLLNFMLFNILPTLVEIALVAVILLKKYDWWFAAVTFATVAVYIAFTLGVTEWRMRYRREMNTLDSNANTRAIDSLINYETVKYFGNERWEAERYDASMQQWEGAAVRNQVSLSFLNAGQAIIIAVGVTLLVGMAADGVVKGTMTLGDLVLVNAFLLQLYAPLNFLGFVYREIKNSLADMEKMFGLMSKGAEIKDKPNAQALQTPSAAITFSHVDFGYEQNRQILQDISFSIPAGKTVAVVGASGAGKSTLSRLLYRFYDVNSGAIEINGVDLRDLTQSSLRAHIGIVPQDTVLFNDTIYYNIAYGKPTASRDEVIEAAKSAHIYDFIMSLPEGFETTVGERGLKLSGGEKQRVAIARTVLKNPPILIFDEATSALDSHTEKAIQAELKAISLNRTTLVVAHRLSTISDADEILVMRDGCIVERGNHRQLLALDGVYAQMWALQLSSE from the coding sequence ATGAGATCAACAGTAGAAAAAAAATCAAACAAACCGCGTAAAGATTGGCAGACCTTATCCACGTTGTTGCCGTATTTGATGCAATATAAGTTTCGGGTTTTTGCTGCCCTCAGTCTGCTGATTGCCGCCAAACTGGCCAATGTGTCAGTGCCCTTGGTACTCAAAGACATTGTTGATCACCTGGATGTGCAAAATCAGCCCTTAGTATTGCCTTTAACGTTGATTTTGGCGTATGGCGCGCTGCGGCTGAGTTCGGCGGTTTTTGGTGAAATGCGCGATGCGGTATTTGCCAAAGTCACCCAAGGTGCGATTCGTCGAGTGGCCTTGCAGGTGTTTGAACATTTACATCGCTTGTCGCTGCGCTTTCATTTGGAGCGCCAAACCGGCGGCATGAGTCGCGATATTGATCGCGGCACCAAGGGCATTGCGTTTTTATTGAACTTTATGTTGTTCAATATTTTACCAACCTTGGTTGAGATTGCTTTAGTCGCGGTGATTTTGCTTAAAAAATACGATTGGTGGTTTGCTGCGGTCACTTTTGCAACGGTGGCGGTTTATATCGCATTTACGCTGGGCGTTACCGAGTGGCGGATGCGCTATCGGCGAGAAATGAATACCTTAGATTCCAATGCCAATACCCGGGCCATTGATAGTTTGATTAATTATGAAACCGTGAAGTACTTCGGCAATGAGCGCTGGGAGGCCGAGCGCTACGATGCCAGCATGCAGCAGTGGGAAGGCGCGGCGGTACGCAATCAAGTGTCTTTGTCGTTTTTAAACGCTGGGCAGGCCATCATTATTGCCGTTGGGGTGACGCTTTTGGTGGGTATGGCGGCCGATGGCGTGGTGAAGGGCACGATGACGCTGGGCGATTTGGTGTTAGTGAATGCATTTTTATTGCAATTGTATGCGCCATTGAATTTTTTGGGTTTTGTTTACCGAGAGATTAAAAATTCTTTAGCCGATATGGAAAAAATGTTTGGCTTAATGAGTAAAGGCGCTGAAATCAAAGACAAGCCCAATGCACAAGCCCTACAAACCCCGAGTGCGGCCATCACCTTTTCACATGTTGATTTTGGCTATGAACAAAATCGACAAATCCTACAAGATATTAGCTTTAGCATTCCTGCGGGTAAAACGGTGGCGGTTGTTGGTGCTAGTGGCGCGGGGAAATCGACCTTGTCGCGCTTGTTGTATCGTTTTTATGATGTGAATTCGGGTGCAATCGAGATTAATGGCGTTGATCTGCGTGATTTAACGCAATCGAGTTTGCGCGCGCATATCGGGATCGTGCCGCAAGATACGGTTTTGTTTAACGACACAATTTACTACAACATTGCTTACGGCAAGCCAACAGCGAGTCGTGATGAGGTGATTGAGGCGGCAAAATCAGCCCATATTTACGATTTCATTATGAGTTTGCCCGAAGGATTTGAAACGACCGTTGGTGAGCGTGGTTTGAAACTGTCAGGTGGTGAAAAGCAAAGGGTGGCGATTGCGCGTACCGTCTTGAAAAACCCGCCGATTTTAATTTTTGATGAGGCCACCAGTGCCCTTGACTCACACACTGAAAAAGCGATTCAGGCTGAATTAAAAGCGATTTCTCTAAATCGAACGACCTTGGTTGTGGCGCATCGCTTGTCGACGATATCGGATGCTGATGAAATTTTGGTGATGCGCGATGGCTGCATTGTCGAGCGTGGCAACCATCGTCAATTGCTGGCTTTGGATGGCGTTTACGCGCAAATGTGGGCCCTGCAATTGAGTTCCGAATAA
- a CDS encoding amino acid permease: MSLDRKDWEWVLTCFGTAVGAGILYLPIRAGLGGIWPMLILTAIIFPITFVAHRGITRVVASCPKPTDIIGAVEYDLGRNVGFAVSILYFLSIVTICVGYATGVTNIVESFLHNQLGIVGTSRTVLTFLLLAGLTGVILAGEKFMVRITSMMTFPLIIMLAGLSIYMIPQWNTAILSAPFEMGDVFKNMLLLFPVLVFAMNFSPVCSTLAASYRSQFGAEEAVKRTDGVIKWTSLILLVFVMFFVFSMVLATSPEVLAASQAKNVDILTTVSLIVSQPFLQYLIPLIAFLAIASSYFGHFVGTREGLVGITTRVMTWNNPAAEANLNLKKINMIVTIVMMIGLWFLAVYNPPILKIIGALSAPIIAIYAYLMPVMLMKRIPRLFIYQSKTAGFIFVMGLVGIVGDFAGSYL, encoded by the coding sequence ATGTCGTTAGATCGTAAAGATTGGGAATGGGTATTGACGTGTTTCGGAACGGCGGTGGGGGCTGGGATCTTATACCTCCCTATCCGGGCTGGTTTGGGTGGAATCTGGCCGATGTTGATTTTGACCGCAATTATTTTTCCGATTACGTTTGTTGCGCATCGCGGGATCACTCGGGTTGTTGCTTCGTGCCCGAAGCCGACAGATATTATTGGCGCGGTTGAATATGACCTTGGCCGTAATGTTGGGTTTGCAGTTTCTATTCTTTACTTCTTGTCGATTGTGACCATTTGCGTGGGCTATGCCACGGGTGTAACCAATATCGTTGAGTCTTTTTTGCATAATCAATTGGGCATTGTTGGCACGTCACGCACCGTGTTGACCTTTTTGCTCTTGGCCGGTTTGACGGGTGTCATTTTGGCCGGTGAAAAATTCATGGTTCGCATTACGTCAATGATGACGTTTCCATTGATCATTATGCTGGCTGGTTTGTCGATTTATATGATTCCACAATGGAATACAGCGATTCTAAGCGCGCCATTTGAGATGGGTGACGTGTTTAAAAATATGTTGTTATTGTTCCCAGTGTTAGTTTTTGCGATGAATTTTTCGCCAGTTTGTTCAACACTAGCGGCTTCGTATCGTTCGCAATTTGGTGCTGAAGAAGCCGTGAAGCGCACGGATGGGGTTATCAAATGGACTTCATTGATTTTGTTGGTCTTTGTGATGTTCTTTGTGTTTTCGATGGTGCTAGCGACTTCGCCTGAAGTACTGGCGGCATCCCAAGCGAAGAATGTTGATATTTTGACAACGGTGTCTTTAATTGTTTCGCAGCCTTTCTTGCAATATTTGATTCCACTGATTGCATTTTTAGCCATTGCTAGCTCGTATTTTGGTCATTTTGTCGGCACCCGTGAAGGCTTGGTGGGAATTACGACTCGAGTGATGACTTGGAATAATCCAGCGGCGGAAGCAAATTTAAATCTTAAAAAAATCAATATGATCGTAACCATTGTCATGATGATTGGTCTTTGGTTCTTGGCGGTTTACAACCCACCCATTCTAAAAATCATCGGTGCTTTGTCGGCGCCAATTATTGCGATTTATGCGTACTTAATGCCAGTCATGTTGATGAAACGAATTCCGCGTTTGTTTATCTATCAATCAAAGACCGCTGGATTTATCTTTGTGATGGGTTTGGTCGGTATTGTTGGCGACTTTGCCGGTAGTTATTTGTAA